In Phaseolus vulgaris cultivar G19833 chromosome 3, P. vulgaris v2.0, whole genome shotgun sequence, the sequence TTTAAAACACTCTCCCCAGAAGACAACTTGTTTCTTATCTCTGATTTTAAGGAGGATGAAGTCAAGGAAGCGGTGTGGCAATGTGAAGGATCAAAGAGCCCTGGACCCGATGGGTTCAACTTTAACTTTATCAGGAAAAGTTGGGAGTTTATAAAAGATGAGTTTGTTAAGGCCTTGGCCTCTTTCCATGAAACAGGATCTATACCTAAGGGATGTAATGCGTCCTTCATAGCACTGGTACCAAAAGTGAAGGATCCCTCTTCGTTGGAGCAATACCGACCCATCTCCCTAATGGGGGTTATATACAAAGTTATTGCCAAGGTGTTGGCTGATAGAATAACGAAAGTGCTGAACTCTATTGTTGATGAAAATCAATCTGCTTTCTTAAAGGGAAGAGGGATTTTGGACAGTGTGCTCATGGCCAATGAGGTGGTAGAGGATCTTAGAAGGAGTGGGAGGAGTGGGCTATGCTTGAAGGTGGACTTCGAAAAAGCGTACGACTCGGTGAGGTGGGAGTTCCTGTATGATATGCTCTATAAGATGGGTTTTCACAACAAGTGGATGCGAGGTTGTATGGAATCGGCCACAGTGTTTGTATTAGTCAATGGGAGCCCAACGGAGGAATTCAAACCTTCAAGAGGTTTGAGGCAGGGTGACCCGCTTGCTCTGTTCCTCTTCATTGTGGTTGCAGAAGGCCTCGCTGGGTTAGTCAGGCAAGCGAATAAGGCCAATCTACTATCAGGTGTTAAGTTTGGTAGAGGAGAGGGGGAGCTCAGTATCTTGCAATTTGCAGATGTACCCTCTTTCTATGTGAAGCGACTCATAGCAACGTGGTTGCTGTGAAGGCGATTCTAAGGGGGTTTGAACTAGCATCAGGtttaaagataaattttcaTAAGTCAAAGATTGCAGGTGTAAATGTGGATAGCTTCGCTCTGATAAGTTATGCAAAGACTCTGAGTTGTGCCCAGATGGGAGTCCCGTTTAAATACTTGGGATTAGAAGTGGGGGGGAACCCAAGGAAGGTGAAGTTTTGGGAACCTGTGTTAACCAAACTCAAAGCTAGACTCAATGTTTGGAAAGGTCGTTTCTTGTCAATGGCAGAAAGAATGTGTCTAATCAAATCGGTTATCTCAGCGATCCCGCTATTCTATCTATCCATCTTCAAAGCACCAGAATCTATATATAAAAGCATAATCAGCATTCAACGGAGGTTTTTGTGGGGATGGGGGAAGGAGAAGAAGCCGATATCTTGGGTCAGCTGGGAAGATGCGTGCAAACCGAAGGAGGAGGGTGGGTTAAGGATCAGAGATATTCGGAAGTTCAACTATGCCCTCCTAGCCAAGTGGAGATGGCGGATTGTGTCCGAAGAAAATGGGAGGTGGAAAGATTTATTGGTCTCAAAGTATGGGATGAATTTCGATTGTTCGCTTGGTCCAGTCAAATCccaatcatggtggtggagagatttgcAGAAAGTATGTACAGAGGGAGAAGGAGGAGGGTGGGTCCAAAATCAGTTAGTATGGAAGGTAGGAGGAGGTGAGAAAGTGAACTTCTAGGAGGATGTGTGGATTGGCAGTATGAATCTCAAATCCCTCTTCCCTAGACTGTTCTCATTATCCTTAGACCAGGGTCTAATGGTGAGTGAGGTTGGGGAATGGGTAGGTGCCGCATGGAGGTGGAATTTAAGCTGGAGAAGGGATAGGTTTGAGTGGGAAATCCCATTGGAAACTAACCTTGTCCAACTTTTATCCCGAGTTAGCCTGCTAAGGGATCAAAAGGATGTCCTGACGTGGGGGTGTGATGGATCGGGGTCCTTCTCTGTGCATTCAGCATATGAATGCCTAGCTAAACAGGTCAGAAGTCCGCACCAGGAAGTGTTTGAGTGTCTGTGGAGAATCAAAGCTTTCCCTAATACAATAACCACAGCTTGGAGAGTCCTCCTAGGTAGAATCCCAACTAGAGTTGGTTTGAGGAGGAGAGGAGTGTTGTTAAACACAATCTTATGTGAGCTATGTCAAGCAAAGGAGGAATCGTGCCATCATATCTTCTTAGAATGTCCCTTCACCCTGAAAGTTTGGACTCAGTGTTTTAAATGGATTGGCATCTCGTTTGTGCAGCACAATGTTCCTTTGATGCACTTTGAAAATTTCTGCTTGCCCCAAGTGAGTAGTAAGCAAAATCTCTTGTGGAAAGGAGTTTGGGCATGTGTAGTGAGGAGTATTTGGGAGCATAGGAATTCTGTTGTGTTCAAACAAGGTGTTGTTGATGCGGAAGAGACTTTCTTGTTGGCTCAACTCAAATCATGGCAATGGTTAAAGCATAAAGGTCACCGCTGTAGCTATTCTCTGGTTGATTGGGTCCTAAATCCACTTATCTGTATCAAAAGCTTCAAGTGACGGGTTGCTGGAAAGGTTTTTCTTAAGGAGAGGCATTAGGTGCTACAGGAACAGAGGTAAATAGAGGAGTTGTCATCAAGAGCAGAAGAGCGGCTTGGCAGAAAGCCTTCAAAGGGGCTGTTTGGTGCAAGAGGATCCCCGGTGTTGGGGCTAGAGAGAAAGCAGGTTGTAGGTGTGCTAAAGGAGCAGGTGCTGCAGGTAATGGAAGGTGTTATGGTGAAGTGGCTGACCTGGCTCTTGATGGTGTTGAGGGAGTCTGGTAGGCATTTGAACCAGCAGTAGAGAGGCCCTGTATGGACTGGTTTTCCAATAAGTTGGTCCAGCTAGTGGCAAGGAGGTGTTAATCTGTCCAGAATGGGGTGAAAGGTGAAGGGGGGATTTTTGATGTTGTTGGTTTTCTCTCCACCTGTAGTGTGCAGTGCACCTGAATTCTCTTTAGAGGGGAGGCAGTTGGAGGGCAGCCACTATGGTTCTAGTTTCCAGGGGGAAGGCCATAGTCTCCAATCCTGAATCTGCCTGCTCGTCTGAACCGTGAAGGTGTTGTTTGGCCTTGAGTGGTACTGTTGTAGGTTGGTGTGGTAAGGGTTGATAGTGGAACTTTTTATGTTGCTGCCAGGTCTGGTACTGTGGTTCAGTTGGTCTAGTGTATAATGGCATTGGGAGTATGCGCTGCTAGTGTTGTGAAGCAAAGTGTGAATTGAGCGAGGCACATCAGTAATGACTCCTAGTATGCAGTAGCCTACTGGACAGCCTTGAGCATTGAGGTAGTTGACCTGGAGTGCGACCTGCAGTTGACCCGCAGTTGGTTTTGGTGCGTATATTTTCATCAGTGGAGTGTAAAGAGTGTTGTTGACCAACACATCTTGGCTTGGTTAGCTACATTTTTCACTCTGCTCATTGGCATTAGTGGTGTTTCCTGGTATTTGGAATGGGAGAAATTGGCCCTCTGCTCCATCAATCTTTGAAGCCATTAGTTGTTTGGTCTTCTAGCAGAATGGTTCTCAGCTGGAAGTGGGTTTAGCTTCTAAAATTTATAGGAAGAGTATCTAGTTTAAGCAGGTTTGTGTGAGCCTTATATGTGCTCACTGGTGTTTGGTTTtatgtatacgggttgggacaTCCCTGAAGTGTCCctctttaatttattaattctttgctgatcaaaaaaaaaatggggcttactaatgtatggcttgaatgtgattcttccttggtttgtgctgcattTACTGCTTGAACTattgttccgtggatgctttaTAATCGATGGATTACTTATCTTAATTACTATGGGAAAATCATGTTTAGGGTTACTCGTATTTTTCATGAAGGAAATGCATGtgttgataagttgactaatttaggatttattcataaagaatcatttcattggtataataggctttcaTTTAGTCTGTTCTTAGGATTCTTTATAAATAGGTACAATCTACCtatatatcatttttgttaacatatgttTTGGTCTAGCCATccccatatttttttgtattttttttctttttttatttttaataatatttttttatgtgatggcagatgattgttgtcaCTTGAGGTAGCTAAGATGTTTAAGTTGCATAataatgcctaacatgaaaaattttataaaaaaaaattaagtagtttaaaaaaaaaaatctcattgcTATTGTAACTAATTCTCCATTATTTTGGACCGTAAAAATTATCCAGAACTTATtaataacttaattaaaaataacccTTTAATATACACCATAGCATGTGACAATACTTGAAAACAAAGTATAAGCAGTATGTTATGTATTAATTGGGATAAGAGAAGAGAAGATAAAAATGAATATATGTATtgtattttagttaattataacGTGTAGCAGTGTTGTGGCCATGCTGATTTTGAAAAAAGGAAAGCAAAAAAGAAGGGAAACCGAAAGTTGGAAACCTCAAATTTGTAAATCAAGGCAGAGAAGTTGCATGTTGGAGCGATTAAAAAGCCATATTCCATGCCTCACAATTCACTTTCATCTGCATCCAACTATATACATTCAATTCACAGATAccagagaagaaaataaaaaaaaatgagctCTGAGCTGATTCGTAGAACACAGACACCAGAATTCAGCCATCGCAACTCAGATTCACTGCCTGCGTCCAATTCCCCACCAAAATCCACCACCCGGATCGGTTACATGTTGCGGGAGCGTGTCCCGTTCCTCCTCGTGGGCGTGGCAATCGCCACTCTCTTCTTCCATCTTCTCCCTTCTCTATCCACCCTACCACCTCCTCACGACTCGCTCCTGGAGACCGAGTTGGCTCTGCCAAGTCGCCGCGTCCTGTTGGAAGACCAAACTGACAAGAAGGGAAGGGTGCCTCTGGGAATTAAGGGCAGGAAGCAGAAGCGGATCGTGGTCACCGGCGGAGCCGGTTTCGTTGGAAGCCACCTGGTGGACCGTCTGATGGAAAGAGGCGACAACGTGATCGTGGTTGACAACTTCTTCACCGGAAGAAAAGAGAACGTGCTGCATCACATGGGGAACCCCAACTTCGAACTCATTCGCCACGACGTCGTTGAACCCATCCTCCTCGAGGTTGACCAGATCTACCACTTGGCTTGCCCCGCTTCCCCCGTTCATTACAAGTTCAACCCTGTCAAGACCATCATATCCTTCTTCCTCAATATTTTCTTCCCTTTATTTTCCATTCACGTAACactttattcatttttatgttGGATTGCTTGAAATTGGAATCCTTGATTCTTATGTGGTTGTGGAGCACAAGACCAATGTGGTGGGAACGCTCAACATGTTGGGTTTGGCAAAGAGAGTGGGTGCACGGTTTTTGCTCACCAGCACCAGTGAGGTGTACGGTGATCCTCTTCAGCACCCTCAGGTTGAGACCTATTGGGGCAACGTTAATCCCATCGGTAATCTCAATAATTAATTAACACTACTGTTTTAATTATTCTTTCAAATCTTGCACCTTCTTTAATCCCATCAGTTACTTTTTATATCTTAATTTATGGTTGAATTGCACTGCATGCTACTGGTAGGTGTAAGGAGCTGTTACGACGAAGGAAAGCGCACGGCAGAGACATTGGCAATGGACTATCACAGAGGCGCAGGTATCGAGGTTGGTTCTTCGTAATCTCGCATTTTCGTTTTTCGTGCATGCGAGGTGTTGAATGAAATAAAGAGCTTGAACGTAGTTGTTGGGTTAAGTGTAGGTGAGGATTGCTCGAATCTTCAACACTTATGGACCCAGAATGTGCATTGATGATGGGCGTGTAGTTAGTAACTTTGTTGCTCAGGTATTGCTTTTCCTTTTTGGGagattctttatttatttatattcactCTTTTCTTTCTTACTTTTAACTTATCACGCCAACAACTTCTGAATCTGAACAGGCGTTGAGGAAGGAGCCATTGACTGTTTATGGCGACGGAAAGCAGACAAGAAGCTTTCAATATGTATCAGACTTGGTAAATCTTTTTCATGCCTTATACATCCATCTTTTCTCACTATTCACAAAAATAATGGGAATATTCATTACTTGGCTAATATTATTCAAGGTATCATTGTCCTATTTTTAAAACAtgtatatgtaaaaaaaaaaaatagggagcaaaaaagttaaatatatataaaatcataTTCAAATGTTGTTGGAATACGTTATTTGGAAATGTGGCTTCCAATCATGACGCATATGAACATTTGCTTGATCTCAAACATGAACCAAGTTTCATGATGCAATCTATGGCAGGTAGAAGGTTTAATGCGGCTGATGGAAGGTGAGCACGTTGGTCCATTCAATCTAGGGAACCCTGGTGAATTCACCATGCTTGAACTGGCTCAGGTATTATATTTTGTGTGTGGTtagcataataataataataataataaaaatatatagatgATGATAATAGTTGTTGGAGTGTTTGGTTTGTGCAGGTGGTACAAGAGACCATAGACCCAAATGCAAAGATAGAGTTTAGACCAAATACAGAAGATGACCCACATAAGAGGAAGCCAGACATCTCCAGAGCTAAGGAGCTTCTTGGGTGGCAACCCTCTGTGTCCCTCCGAGAGGGACTTCCCCTAATGGTATCTGATTTCCGGCAAAGATTGTTCGCTGACTCAAAACTCAGTGGAGGCAAATCTGTAGCATagattaatttaaaacttaTCATCACCTACAAAAggtaattaaaacaaaacattggtgaaaataaacatatatacatataacaAAATTTGGCTTCAGTGCCTTATTTCGAATTACATATCTGTTTAATGAATGAGACTTATGTACCTCTGGCAGCAAAATAAACAGCACCCCTGCCAAGGGAAGAaggtacatttttttttgttgtatttGTATGTGTTTCAGAGTCATATTGCTCAGTATatgttctttctttctttttcgtGTAAACCGGTCTTCTacgatttttatttattttactcttATCAAACTTTGAAACAAACCAAATCGCTGTTGAATTAATTATGGCTAAAACTAATACCTATCAActagttaatttattttatttttacgtatttccttaattaaaattgttacactttttgcattttttttttaaattatgcatatatggtttatatttttatggTAAATTGAATAGGGATTTGGGATCAttgtattataatttgaatttatgAATAAACTTAATAGCTCAAAATATAGATCCCTCACTTTAAAATAATAGCTAGGAGTAGATTAGATTGGATTCAAAACGTGTACCAAAACAAGTTTGGATAAGAAATATGTGAAAATGGTGAAGGTGGCATgagtttattttaaataattatcatCCATATCATGGTTACGTTGAATTTGAGAAGTAatgcaaaataaattatatgataAGCCCACTTTTGTCCGAAGCAAGTGGGTCCGTTGAAAGGAATGAATAAAATACTCACATGACTTGGtgatgaagtttttttttatttagaaattaacctgtttgatatattttttactatattcattatttagaaataaacctgtttgatatttataaaaaaatagaaatcaatCCTTTTACTcgattctattttttttttatcttcataacATTGGTGTAAATTATCTATAACTTTGTTACTATAACAATTTTTAcatgtaaatatttttgtagTTATTCTTAATATTGTTTAAATATTCAGTTCAATAATAAGATATTGTATATAAGTTTATTGTTTAGTTTTGTCACATAAAAACTGCACCACTACTCCAGTTTAGAAAATTCATCCATGATTGCACTTTTTTAGTGTTGGGAATTTTTAAGTTAATAAATCAGAAAGATTTAACATCGAGTAAAAGTAAATAGATATTACATAAGGGATTGATACTACTACTAAGATTACTCTAGGATGATAGAATGGAGAGACATAGGTTAACCAGAAATTAtgatttcatatttaattttaaattgtgtaTTTGTGGattttacttaaattttttatttttatttaatatgaaacttttatatttatatttagagGGACTTAAGCCTATATATTCAAAAATAAACTTAAACATTAATTTTGTATGCTTCGTTGTGCTTGATTTTATCTTGATATATGTTTGAATGATAGCTAGGATTGTGACCTACCCATTCTGGTAGGATGTATCACTGACCTAATAAGTCTTATcacttaaa encodes:
- the LOC137806774 gene encoding UDP-glucuronic acid decarboxylase 2-like, with translation MSSELIRRTQTPEFSHRNSDSLPASNSPPKSTTRIGYMLRERVPFLLVGVAIATLFFHLLPSLSTLPPPHDSLLETELALPSRRVLLEDQTDKKGRVPLGIKGRKQKRIVVTGGAGFVGSHLVDRLMERGDNVIVVDNFFTGRKENVLHHMGNPNFELIRHDVVEPILLEVDQIYHLACPASPVHYKFNPVKTIKTNVVGTLNMLGLAKRVGARFLLTSTSEVYGDPLQHPQVETYWGNVNPIGVRSCYDEGKRTAETLAMDYHRGAGIEVRIARIFNTYGPRMCIDDGRVVSNFVAQALRKEPLTVYGDGKQTRSFQYVSDLVEGLMRLMEGEHVGPFNLGNPGEFTMLELAQVVQETIDPNAKIEFRPNTEDDPHKRKPDISRAKELLGWQPSVSLREGLPLMVSDFRQRLFADSKLSGGKSVA